One genomic segment of Catalinimonas alkaloidigena includes these proteins:
- a CDS encoding DNA alkylation repair protein has protein sequence MKQNSPSAQDILAELKSQSNQEYLSSLRQLGVQGEKILGVKMPVIRSLAKTYHKNHELALQLWQTEIHEVRIMAGLLDDVKAVTVQQMEAWVQDFNSWDICDQTCSNLFCRTSYAYDKALAWSERHEEFVKRAGFVLMAGLAIHDKKAEDAKLAAFFPLIEREAYDERNFVKKAVNWALRQIGKRNATLRTMALLVAERLAAHELPNARWIGKDALRELKSEKIRKRLQ, from the coding sequence ATGAAGCAAAATTCTCCCTCAGCCCAAGATATTCTGGCTGAACTCAAGTCTCAAAGTAATCAGGAATATCTGAGTAGCTTACGCCAACTGGGGGTTCAGGGTGAGAAAATACTGGGAGTCAAGATGCCTGTCATCAGGAGTTTGGCCAAAACCTATCATAAAAATCATGAACTGGCCCTGCAGCTTTGGCAGACAGAGATTCATGAAGTTCGTATCATGGCGGGCTTACTGGATGATGTTAAAGCAGTAACGGTGCAGCAGATGGAAGCCTGGGTACAGGACTTTAACTCCTGGGATATATGTGACCAGACCTGTAGCAATCTGTTTTGCCGTACCTCCTACGCTTACGATAAAGCCCTGGCCTGGAGTGAGCGTCATGAGGAATTTGTCAAGCGGGCGGGTTTTGTGCTGATGGCCGGCCTGGCAATCCATGATAAAAAAGCGGAAGATGCCAAGCTGGCGGCCTTCTTCCCGCTGATAGAACGCGAAGCTTATGATGAGCGAAATTTTGTAAAAAAAGCAGTGAACTGGGCCCTGCGGCAGATCGGTAAGCGTAACGCCACTTTACGTACCATGGCTTTGTTAGTGGCGGAACGGCTTGCAGCACACGAATTACCCAATGCCCGTTGGATAGGAAAAGATGCGCTACGCGAACTCAAAAGTGAGAAAATACGTAAGAGACTACAATAA
- a CDS encoding glycoside hydrolase family 140 protein, with the protein MRYFTTTLVLTLFASLYFSLSAQSLKVSDDQRYLLREDGTPFFWLGDTAWELFHRLDREEASMYLEDRASKGFTVIQAVVLAELDGLNTPNPYGDTPLANNDPTQPNEAYFEHVDFIVDKAEDLGIYIGMLPTWGDKFNKRWGVGPEVFTPENARVYGKFLGERYQDKPIVWILGGDRIPEEDEDFAIIRAMAEGLAEGDNNTHLMTYHPMGGRNSAEFFHADDWLDFNMFQSGHGEIDKPNYQVTKHNYALNPVKPTLDGEPCYEDHPINWKPENGWFDEDDVRQAAYWSMLAGAFGHTYGNHNIWQMWEEGREPVSSARTPWKEALDHPGAYQMGYMRQLFESRDFTELTPDPSLVVSNEGGDKHIAAARGTDFMMVYLPSGESVEIDARKISGKKINAWWFDPRTGDSVSLGKFKNNRTYAFRTPIAERDWVLIIDDASQTYSTPGQTFFGMNE; encoded by the coding sequence ATGAGATACTTCACTACCACTCTCGTTCTAACATTATTTGCCAGTTTGTATTTTTCGCTATCCGCTCAATCTTTAAAAGTAAGCGATGACCAGCGTTACCTGCTTCGGGAGGATGGCACCCCTTTCTTCTGGCTAGGCGATACGGCCTGGGAACTTTTCCATCGGTTAGACCGTGAGGAGGCCAGCATGTATCTGGAGGATCGTGCCAGCAAGGGGTTTACAGTAATTCAGGCTGTAGTATTGGCCGAACTGGATGGGCTGAATACGCCTAACCCATATGGTGATACTCCTCTGGCTAATAATGATCCTACACAACCCAATGAGGCATACTTTGAGCATGTGGATTTTATTGTGGATAAGGCTGAAGATCTGGGCATATATATAGGTATGTTACCCACCTGGGGCGACAAGTTCAACAAGCGCTGGGGTGTAGGGCCAGAAGTCTTTACTCCTGAAAATGCCCGCGTTTATGGCAAGTTTTTAGGAGAAAGGTATCAGGATAAGCCTATCGTCTGGATACTGGGAGGTGATCGTATTCCTGAAGAAGATGAAGACTTTGCCATCATCAGGGCAATGGCTGAAGGTTTGGCTGAAGGAGATAATAACACTCACTTGATGACTTATCACCCGATGGGCGGACGCAACTCGGCTGAATTTTTTCATGCAGATGACTGGCTGGATTTTAATATGTTTCAGTCAGGGCATGGAGAGATAGACAAACCTAACTATCAGGTAACAAAGCATAACTATGCCCTGAACCCTGTGAAGCCTACTTTGGATGGAGAGCCCTGCTACGAAGATCATCCGATTAACTGGAAGCCTGAAAATGGTTGGTTTGATGAAGACGATGTAAGGCAGGCCGCTTACTGGTCTATGTTGGCAGGAGCCTTTGGGCATACTTACGGTAACCATAACATCTGGCAGATGTGGGAAGAAGGGCGAGAGCCCGTTTCCTCAGCACGTACCCCCTGGAAAGAAGCCCTGGATCATCCGGGAGCCTATCAGATGGGGTATATGCGGCAATTGTTTGAGTCTCGCGATTTTACTGAGCTTACTCCCGACCCTTCTTTAGTAGTAAGCAATGAAGGTGGGGATAAACATATCGCGGCAGCAAGAGGCACTGACTTTATGATGGTTTACCTTCCCTCCGGTGAGTCAGTAGAGATAGATGCCCGGAAAATATCCGGTAAAAAGATTAACGCCTGGTGGTTTGATCCCCGCACCGGCGACTCAGTAAGTCTGGGTAAATTTAAAAATAACCGTACCTATGCTTTCCGTACGCCTATCGCTGAGCGGGACTGGGTGTTGATCATAGATGATGCCAGCCAGACTTACTCTACTCCCGGTCAAACATTTTTCGGTATGAACGAGTAG
- a CDS encoding GNAT family N-acetyltransferase: protein MKHAIVLPQEDFILRPWQEGDEEALSKYANNYKIWINVRDHFPHPYTLKDAKLWVRIANADHSTINLAVEVEGKSVGGVGLVFKQDIYARSAEIGYWLGEPFWNRGIISRAVDMLSEYVFNHPDYDICRIYAGIFEYNAASGRVLEKAGFHLEARLEKNITKEGKTVDELIYARLKD, encoded by the coding sequence ATGAAACATGCTATCGTTCTTCCACAGGAAGACTTTATCCTTCGCCCCTGGCAGGAAGGAGATGAAGAAGCACTCTCGAAATACGCAAATAATTACAAAATATGGATCAATGTAAGAGACCACTTTCCTCACCCTTATACCCTTAAGGATGCCAAACTGTGGGTACGTATTGCTAATGCAGACCACTCTACGATTAACCTGGCAGTGGAAGTTGAAGGAAAATCAGTGGGAGGGGTTGGTCTTGTTTTCAAACAGGACATCTACGCCCGCTCCGCGGAAATAGGTTACTGGCTAGGCGAGCCTTTCTGGAACAGAGGGATCATCAGTCGGGCGGTCGATATGCTTTCCGAATATGTATTCAATCATCCGGATTACGATATATGCCGGATATATGCCGGGATCTTTGAGTATAATGCGGCTTCGGGTCGAGTGCTAGAAAAGGCGGGCTTTCATCTGGAAGCTCGTCTTGAGAAAAACATAACCAAAGAAGGTAAGACGGTAGATGAGCTCATTTATGCTCGCCTGAAAGATTAA
- a CDS encoding SusC/RagA family TonB-linked outer membrane protein, whose protein sequence is MKKKLYYLFFSSGHCGSSRWLLLFSLLILQNHLFAQSNISGQVSGEGGDPLPGVNVIVKGTSTGTVTDIDGKYSLSVSEEASTLVFSFIGYLSKEVAIGNQSTVNVELITDAQQLSEVVVTALGIQREERSLGYSVQEINTQGLEEARETNIVNSLQGKVAGVQIAGSAGNIGGSSRILIRGASSVSGNNQPLFVVDGTPIDNSNFNSEDTQAANGGIDYGNAAQDLNPDDIKSISVLKGPSAAALYGSRAANGVILITTKSGKGTNGIGVSINSNTTFSEVYILPDYQNEYGGGYKQVFDMYNGEPMVATQADESWGPILDGQMVRHWDSFYPNSPEYGELRPWVAQPDNIKNFYETGVNLSNNVALTAGSDNASVRISYTNLDQKGVFPYSELKRNTISVNADASITDKLTTSVRFNYMKSKVNGRPVTGDYIGDGAQSVQSSFNTWFQRQLDMDRLKQTTTPEGLQRLWNLSGPENLTPFYWNNPYWELQEASNQDMRERVYGNISLAYQFNDHLKLTGWARTDFYDDRREAWTPIGHVNISSYAEDVRKVSENNFELLAQYDRRFLNDNMSLAANLGANRRIQTLYRNYGKTNGGLSVPYFYTLEASKDRPTITDMSQEREVNSIYGSVNLGFRDFVYLDASLRNDWSSTLPVDNNSYLYPSFAGSFVFSEFISNKGLISFGKLRAGWARVGNDTDPYRLYQIYEPFGSFGTIPLFTVPDILNNANLKPETTTSYEFGLDMQFLNGRIGLDATYYSSIATNQIIQLPVSGTSGSQFNIVNAGEMTNNGIELMLTAVPIETSSGFVWEMIFNLAKNNNQVVSLADGQDNYQLADQRVTINARIGEPYGTIVGDGFATNEDGERLVDNEGYYIREFGKVLGNVMADYTGGVNSTFSYKGFMLSGLVDFQKGGDLFVGTRSVGVYAGLLEETVGLNDLGNPMRSPVDEGGGVRAEGILESGEQNQQYVEAVDYFKDITGIDEYSVFDASFIKLRELRFGWALPQRMLENMPISGVSFSLVGRNLALLYSKVPHVDPETTLGSGNVQGLENSQLPSTRSVGFNINIKL, encoded by the coding sequence ATGAAAAAAAAACTCTACTACCTATTCTTTAGCAGTGGCCACTGTGGCAGCAGCCGGTGGCTTCTGTTGTTCAGCTTGCTAATCTTACAAAATCACTTATTTGCACAATCCAATATCAGCGGCCAGGTAAGCGGCGAAGGAGGAGACCCTCTGCCTGGTGTAAATGTCATCGTAAAAGGGACCTCTACCGGTACTGTTACTGATATAGATGGAAAATACTCACTTAGTGTAAGCGAAGAAGCCAGCACACTTGTCTTTTCTTTCATCGGATACCTTAGTAAAGAAGTAGCGATCGGCAACCAATCTACTGTTAATGTTGAGTTAATTACTGACGCACAACAGCTTTCAGAAGTAGTGGTTACCGCTTTGGGTATCCAACGCGAAGAACGTTCACTGGGCTATTCAGTACAGGAAATCAATACCCAGGGGCTGGAGGAAGCTCGTGAAACCAATATTGTCAACTCACTACAGGGTAAAGTCGCTGGTGTACAAATTGCTGGTTCTGCCGGAAATATTGGAGGCTCTTCCCGCATCCTGATCCGGGGTGCCAGTTCTGTTTCCGGGAATAACCAGCCTCTCTTTGTTGTGGATGGAACACCCATTGACAATTCTAACTTCAACTCAGAAGACACTCAGGCGGCTAATGGTGGTATAGATTATGGAAATGCCGCTCAGGACCTCAACCCCGACGACATCAAATCCATATCTGTACTCAAAGGTCCCAGCGCAGCAGCGCTGTATGGCTCCCGGGCTGCCAATGGCGTAATCCTGATCACTACCAAAAGCGGCAAGGGGACCAATGGCATTGGGGTGAGCATTAATTCCAACACTACTTTCAGCGAAGTGTATATCCTGCCCGACTATCAGAATGAATATGGTGGGGGATACAAGCAGGTATTTGATATGTATAATGGTGAGCCCATGGTAGCAACTCAGGCTGACGAGAGTTGGGGACCTATCCTGGATGGACAAATGGTAAGGCATTGGGACAGTTTTTACCCTAACTCTCCTGAATACGGGGAGTTACGCCCCTGGGTAGCCCAGCCTGATAATATCAAAAACTTTTACGAAACCGGTGTAAACTTATCCAATAATGTAGCGCTTACTGCGGGTAGTGACAACGCCAGCGTGCGTATATCATATACCAATCTGGATCAGAAAGGAGTTTTTCCCTATAGTGAACTGAAGCGCAACACCATTAGCGTAAATGCTGATGCCAGTATCACTGATAAGCTTACTACCAGCGTGCGCTTCAATTACATGAAGTCTAAAGTAAATGGCAGACCCGTTACCGGTGATTATATCGGAGACGGTGCGCAGAGTGTACAATCTTCCTTCAACACCTGGTTTCAGCGCCAGCTTGACATGGACAGGCTCAAGCAAACCACCACACCGGAAGGGCTGCAAAGACTGTGGAATCTTTCCGGACCTGAAAACCTGACGCCTTTTTACTGGAACAACCCCTATTGGGAATTACAGGAAGCTTCTAACCAGGATATGCGTGAGCGTGTATATGGTAACATCTCTCTCGCCTACCAGTTCAATGACCACCTCAAACTTACCGGCTGGGCCCGTACCGATTTCTACGACGACCGCCGTGAGGCATGGACGCCAATAGGCCATGTCAATATCAGTTCTTATGCTGAAGATGTGAGAAAGGTCAGTGAAAACAATTTTGAATTACTGGCCCAGTATGACCGTCGTTTCCTGAATGATAACATGTCTCTGGCAGCCAACCTGGGGGCCAACCGACGTATTCAGACGCTGTACCGCAACTATGGCAAGACCAACGGAGGATTAAGTGTTCCCTATTTCTATACGCTGGAAGCCTCCAAAGACCGCCCTACCATTACCGATATGTCGCAGGAGCGGGAAGTAAACAGTATCTATGGTAGTGTTAATCTGGGCTTCAGGGATTTTGTGTATCTGGATGCTTCCTTGAGAAATGACTGGTCCTCTACGCTTCCAGTAGATAACAATTCGTACCTCTACCCTTCATTCGCCGGTAGCTTTGTATTTTCTGAGTTTATCTCTAACAAAGGCCTCATTTCTTTTGGAAAACTTCGCGCAGGCTGGGCCAGGGTAGGTAACGATACTGACCCTTACCGGTTGTACCAGATTTATGAGCCTTTCGGATCTTTCGGCACCATTCCGCTTTTTACTGTTCCTGATATTCTTAACAATGCCAACCTCAAGCCTGAAACTACGACCTCTTATGAATTTGGTCTGGATATGCAATTCCTGAACGGGCGTATCGGCCTGGACGCAACTTACTACAGTAGTATAGCGACCAACCAGATCATCCAACTTCCGGTTTCCGGCACTTCAGGGAGCCAGTTTAACATCGTAAATGCCGGAGAGATGACGAATAATGGCATTGAACTTATGCTAACCGCTGTACCCATTGAAACCAGCAGTGGCTTCGTATGGGAAATGATCTTCAACCTTGCCAAAAATAATAACCAAGTAGTTAGCCTGGCAGATGGACAGGACAACTATCAACTGGCCGACCAAAGGGTTACCATTAATGCCCGTATCGGAGAGCCTTACGGTACTATTGTAGGCGATGGTTTTGCCACCAATGAAGACGGAGAAAGACTGGTAGACAACGAGGGCTACTATATCCGTGAGTTTGGTAAAGTCCTGGGCAACGTCATGGCCGACTATACCGGAGGTGTCAACAGTACTTTCTCTTACAAAGGCTTTATGCTTAGCGGACTGGTGGACTTCCAAAAAGGCGGAGACCTCTTTGTCGGTACCCGCTCAGTGGGAGTATATGCCGGATTACTTGAAGAGACTGTAGGCCTAAATGATCTTGGCAATCCTATGCGTAGCCCGGTAGATGAAGGGGGAGGCGTAAGAGCTGAAGGTATACTGGAAAGCGGAGAGCAGAATCAGCAATACGTAGAGGCGGTGGACTACTTCAAAGACATCACCGGCATAGATGAATACAGCGTTTTTGATGCCAGCTTCATAAAGCTGCGCGAACTGAGATTTGGCTGGGCGCTTCCCCAGCGGATGCTTGAAAATATGCCGATAAGCGGTGTGTCTTTCAGTCTGGTAGGCAGAAACCTGGCTTTGCTCTACTCTAAAGTTCCCCATGTTGATCCCGAAACTACTTTAGGCTCAGGTAATGTGCAGGGACTGGAAAACTCTCAGCTCCCCAGTACGCGCTCTGTCGGATTCAACATTAACATTAAATTATAG